The sequence GGCAGCTTGGAGTTAACTTTGGGGAAACTGGCAATCTGTCCTTCACATTAAAAAGCCTGTAAAAAGTAATTGTATAGAACCTCAATTTAAAACCTTATCCTATGCAGATACACCCTTCAATTAGCTATCAAAGACTTCCAAATACTTCCAACCTCTGTGTACTATCACAGCCAactttattaagaaaaatttctgatttcttcctcaggtacttccatttatttgttcaggttttggaaaaaaattatctaccGCAGGCAATCTCCCCTCTAATACCAGTACTTTACTGCAGCTTGCCTCAAACACCACCACTGGCATCTGCTTTACTAACGGCCTGTTCTTAGTgcataatttaatatttttttattagcttttcaTGTTTCAATAGACAAAGCAGGGCATCTGTCCAAACATATCTGGACAAGGAAATAAATGGAATAGAATTATATTTCATAGCAATTAATTTTGTAGGAGGAATTAATTTATAGTACCAATtcactttgctttctctttgttaCAACAACAGAACCCGTATAAAGTGTTGTCGATATGAGAACCACCCCTGTAAGCGAGGCCGTGTGAACTCTGAGACAGTTTTAGCTAAACTAGGAAAAACTGTTTAGCTTCAGGGCACCAGGTTTGAGAGGCAGTAGCGACACTGTGGGAAAACCACTGATCAGATGTTTCGGTTAAGACAGCCAAGAGTAAAATGATgctaacagtgaaaatgctgctGTAGATTTCAGAGTTAATATACCACTTAGGGGCACAGAGCACTTACACATCTTAAAGCTATTGGTTCAGACAGCatgtaaaagaacaaaaatatcatTGCATTGATTTAATTTGGTTAATCTTATCAAATTTAGGTGAGTAAccataaaagttaaaaatactgtttttcagaatCTCAAAAATAACATTACAGAAAGGACTGAAATAAATTACGGTAAATATACAAGATCCCATCTCTAGTGATTCACACAAAAAATCTGGACCTCTCCTTGAGCAGGAATTGGACAGAATAACTGAAATCACAGACTCTTTCCCCATATGATGAACTAGGCCTGTAAGACAGCATCAACATTTATATTCATTACTGCATTGGGCATCCAACCCACCTCCATCTTCATAAAAACAAGAGATTGCACACAATACAGCTTGTAATCAAGATATCAATTTAAAGTCTGTGCAAACACTTAGGCTTAAATGCCCGACCTCAGCCCCTATATGTACACCCAAAGACACAACGTGAGCATTAACTCAGACAGCTATGGGCTCAGAAAACCCTCTACTGCTGTAGAGATGTTGTTTAGAAACCATACTCTTTAGCATGAATGTTCTCTCCCTGTCTACAAATATATATGCTGTGTATGCCCTTGTTCTCTATACCAGCTCTTGGGAGCTCCTTTTAGATGGCcatttattcacatttttctttacaaggcataaggcatttttctttacaaagaatCAGGATCagtattacttttttaaattgcagttaATATACCATATAGCAAGCATGAAGTTATATTGTAATTACAATTCAGCAACAAGTTCATTTAGGTATGAACCTTGCACATACAATTTCCTATGCAAAAAGTTCACAACCAAATCACCTCCATATAGACGATGAGAATTTGCATGATTAATACAAATTACTGGCATCCTCCAGTAACAGGTAAAACCTACTCTTGTTTCAGCAGGTCAAGAGATATTTGGAAGAATGTTCTTAGATTCTGATTACAGtcatattaataaaaacaaaacacaaagctcTTCAACAATTCTGTAAAggtgccagctctgctgctgctgctgctgctacaaaATTCTCACAATTTCCCAAGACATTTACAGTGCTGGCAAATTTTCCAGATGCTCCCCAGCATTCCTCTGACAAACTATAACTGAGCCCTGCCAGCTCACAGATTCTTCTAGGTGACCTGCTACTGGAACAAACTCATTTCTTTGAGTTTTCCGTACCAGAAGCTGCAGTCTGCACCAGTGTAGCTTCTCCTGCTTGATGCTGGGGAAAGACAGTTTATACTACTGCATTTTAGTGATACTACCTATCTACACCTCCAACCATGGGGCAAACCAGCTTGGCTCCTCTGATTTCAGGAGACCAATAGGTCCTAACTTACAGTTGCTGATCTGTACAGATGCAGATAACTGCATTAAGAGTTGAACCCTCCAAAGGCTGAGAGCGGGCAAATTCTATAAATCCCCAGCACAACTGGTTTTGAATCACAGCCAACTCCAAAACTGCAAAACTCTTTCAACCAAAGGAAATGTAACCAAGTGATCTTTCTTACCACATGAGTAAGTGACTGCATCTACTCAGACAAATCAACCTTTCATTACACCACTCACATGACCCACCAGATGAAGTGGCTGATTTCTGAGTCACTCAGCTTCCTAGAAGCCACACTGGCACATCTCTTTGTTCAAGAAAGCTCATTCCATAAATGAACTCTACCACGAAGACCAAACAATGTTGAAAACATCATTTACTCTAAAGCTTTTGCAAGCTTTTAGTTAAAGAGATAGAGTCACCTTAAAATATGTGCAATAGAAATATTAACCCTTTTATTTCAAGATACTGCATCTACCTAATGTTCCTTGCTTGCTTTGGTTATTCTAGGACCACATTATCctaatgcattttgtttcttccttctttgtgaGAAGAACTGAGACAAACATCCAGGAAACCATAATAATGAAGCAATGTGCTGTCATGTGTACAAACCAAacataattatttcattactCTTTCAGATCCATCTACAAAGAggataagaaaagaaagaagaaatacagcaaaaggacaagaacATGGAAAATATGGAAAGATCAGAAGGTCTCAGAGATGCCTGCCCTGCATCTGACTAAGTCCAAGTCAGTACAGAACCTGGTTGCTACTGGGAGGGGTGTGCATATGTACGCTGCAGGAGAGAGCATGTTCCCTTTCACACATGGTGATCTGCAGGAGAGTGGAGAAACAAGAGAGCAAtcaaaaaagaatataaagtgAGGTTAAGCatcaggggagaaaaggagaaagagcaaaaatgcCAAGCAGGTAAGTCATAGCTGGCAATATGAATTCTGTGCATGATGACGTACTCAGTGATATTTTCAGTGGCAATATtaactttaaagcaaaaaaaacccacattacCCAGTATTggagaaaacagtaattttcatCAGTctcttttaataagaaaaaatggaaatttccaCCATCCATAGACTAAGAAACTGCCATATCAGATGAGCAGCTGAACACCTTAAATGGTGCTGGAACAGAAAGACTTCCTGCCACATGTAGTTAAGAGCAAGGCAGGTATGTGCACGTTTGTAGCAACGTGTATCAGCTATATGAAGAAACTTCAGGGCCTACTCAGACTAAAGTAAACACAAAAATTTTCTACAGTAGCAGTTCTGGGTGCAACAGCACCTAAAAGACCTGATCAACATGAGAAACGTGCTTGTTCTCTTGGAGGAACACACCGCCCATAAGATTCTGATATATTCAATTCTGTTTTGCTAGGACTGGGATTtctgttggtttgttgtttgtggttttgttttgtggtttttttaaccaTGACGCCCATGTGTTGACATCATGAGGTCTCCAATTTATCTGCAAGTGCCTCATCTCTTTCTGGAAAGAGTCCCAGCTTCCATAGTACTTTAACACCAGTCTTTTCAGTGAGGGATCACAAAGTTAGAAAGTACTAAGTCTCTTGTTACAAAGACACAATGCCAGGTTACACATCTGCTATGTTTAGAGATAAATGCTCATGCAGCTTATAAATATGCGTTGAAAGTGTTTCCTTGCTAAAGTGCATACAGTGTTCTTTGCCTTATCTTGGGCACTCCAGATGCTGGATTCAATTCCAGTACAATTCTTGTGACTGATGTGGCATCAGTCATGGGGATGCTGTTAGAAAAGACGAAGATATACATTAATGTGAGACACCTCAGTGCACTGACCAAGGTCTAAGAATACCCACTGTTGAGAGCTAATGCCTCATTTCTGGAACTGTTCCATTTCTGAAAGAGCTAATGaataaaatcatttttctgaaagccaTCTTAAAGCTCTTAGAATCCTTTGCGAAATATCACTAAGTTACAGTAAAGACAGACGATCTGTTCAAACAGCAACAGCTTGTGAACACATTTATTTAGAGAAAGGAGCATTATCGTTGAGGTTTGTACACAGAGAGGTATGTACAcatggagaaagggaaagatttgCAAGCTTGATACAGTAGCTGAAACAGCAGAACACCTAAGGAGGAACAGAGACAGACAAGAGAGATGATACCTGGGCAAAGCAAGAGTCTAGTATGGGGAGACAATGGAAGAGATGCTTACGGGGAAAAGCTTCCTATCTGGGAACAGAATGGAGTTCTTGCtcctgagaggaaaaataaaaaacaattatttactCAACAGGCTGCCTGTGATGTTGGAGAGGAAATTCAGCAACCATTTTGAGGACAGCATTTCAGTCAAGtgaagaagacagaaaacaagacTATTGGAATGAAAAAGAACCAGAGAGCAGAGTGCTTACCCATCAGCTGTAAaggcaaagaagagaaaaaagacaggGCCTTGGCCAAATGAACTGTCAGTGGGGACTGAAGTgatgtgagaagcagcagcaagtgtGGCAAGAGATGCATAACATAAGCCTGCATAACTGAGAATAacaaagaggaagcaagatgggGATCAGGCCAGGGATAaggagggaaatgaaaaagggaaatgaaatttGTCATAGTAAGAGGTATCGTAAAAGTATCAGTGCTTACAGCAAGGTTTTGTGTAATCCACGTCAATAAGCTGCAGCGGTGCTGATGGCCTCTGCATGAAGGCACTGGCATTTTTATCTAGTGGTTCTTCTGACTTCCCTCTATTCTCAGCATTGTGCAAGCATATATACTTTTATACCTTTCCTGGCCCTGCCCTTCTCACATCCTCTTTTCACTAAGATCTCCTTGCTCTTCTTCTAACAAAACTGCTATGCTTGTTCAACTTCAGTGCTGCAAGTCCTCTGGCAGTGAAGAACAGGATGGTTTATCACAACAAGGTCTTACCAAATGTAAACACTGCAGATAAAGGGGCTGAAGGATCTTAAAGAATAGCTAAAAACCATTTCCACTTTTGGGTGAACTAGGGAATTCCCCCCTCATTGAGCTGGCTGCTCCCAAGAAGACTGCGTAGGATGAAGCAGTAAAGGCAATACCAGGAGCAAATTAATTAGCAACTGTCCCTTAAAGCAGCTGATTTAAGACTGAACTAGAATatttctgaagagctgaaaaCTCAGTCAATACTAATTCTTATGTAGTCTTGCTATTCTGACAAAAACTGTTCCTCTAAACtgcatgtgaaaaaaaagtcctatGCTACATACCTAGCTATCAGCAGCCAGTAGCTGCAATCTCTTCAGGACATTCATAGCACCTAGTAGCCAGCTCTGGCAGGACCAACAGTGAAGAACACACACAAACCTCAGTGCCAGCCTAGGGCTAGTGGAGTCCCTGTTGGCATAGCCATCTGTCTGTAGTATTCAACATGCAATTACTCTTCGAGAGGTGCCTGTATGGAAATAGTGCccattttacatgaaaatctGTGCCCTCTGTGTCTCCAAGTCAGATTTGTTTCCTGAGAAAAGCTATTTTACAGTGCCAGCCACCCCACTGCAGAGTCATTAGCGCAAGAGGAGACCTGGAGACTTTGCTAtgctttttcattaataacagtaATCTAGACTCAGGCAGGTCAATCTAAACTCAactttgtcctatcactgggagagacagaaaagaaactgattttccACATCTTATTTCATGTGTGCCACAGCAGCCAATCTTTGACTATAACAAATGAATAAGACAGAATGTATTTCCACACAGCAGCTCtcacttttaaaagaacttCAACTATTTTACATAGTTCAAGAACAGTAAAAAATGTGTAGAGATTAGAAGCAAACGGGCACATACACCACACAAAAAGTCTGCATATTTTGATGAGAAGCAATGCAATGTATTTCCCAGAGGCACTAAAAAatagccttttatttttatagtgcaAATGGTGCATTGGTAGAGCTTGTACAGAGTCCCTGTACTGATCTCAAATTATATTCTGTATCTATGAGTTAAAACACACTCATCGTACCCCAGTTTACAACCTCTGTGTAACTATCAGCATCGATGCTACATATGTCAACAAATGCCCTGGAAGCCATACATTAACATCACACTAGTGTAAATCCATTACAACTCATGTGATTTTGCATTGCTCTGGGGTCACTGAGATCAGCATCTTTCAGTgattcttcctcccctcctctctctctctttctcctttgacTGCAGCATAAGCTTTTGTAGCCATCCCTCCTtgtttgaaaagcagcagatatAAAAGAACACAGGAGAAACTATTTCTGCCTCCACCTGGTAAACTGacaagcttttgttttaaatgcacaggtttttacagaaatattcatATCCCTCACAGGTTTTGCTGCTACATTTCTTAACAGcttacttttaaagaaacagaactttACATACAGTGTTTGGATGAATTAACAAGCCTCTGTCAAAAAGATTTTATGTGGCTTCCTGACAACTCCTTTCTGGTGGGAAAAGTTCAATAAATAAGAAAGAACTACtactaaaaagcaaaaaaaatttcttcaatcAGAGAAATCtcggggattttttttaagagaggagGATTTACTGGTACATCTAAAAAAATGGAACTGCTTTTCTACTATTATTTACTATTTTCACTTTCTACCTGCAGTGAATTCTACAATTAAAGCTGCAATTGATGGATTCGCATATTCACGGCTCTCCTAACTCCATCTCCaaagctttgtttctttgttcccGTCATTAACAGCAAACCGTCAGGTTTACGGCAagtaaatggctttttttttttttttttttttttttttactgttttatccGTCGCTCACGGGAAAGGCGAGGCGGGCTCCACGGCGGGTAAGCGACGGCTCCCGCCCGGCGCCTCCCGCCCGGCTGCGGGGCGCTCCCTCGCGCCTCCTCCGTCCTTCAGGACCTCGCCACCTTTCCCCAAACGGCCTTCAGGAAAATTACATCACTGGCCAACATCTGTAACAGTATTTATTCCTGGTAACgttgctgtgttttggatgaAGGCTCTGTTTCCCTCGCCGAGGAGCTGCGGGGGAGGAACTGCTGCCTGTCCCGGCCGGCGGGCTAGCCCCGCTCCTCACTCCCTGCCTAACACTGCCTGCCACAGGGCAACGTCCTCCCCGGAGGCGGGAGGGCCCCTACTGAAGAAACACGAAGTCGTCCCAAAATTTTCAATTCAGGAGCGCTAGAAGTTCACCGAGAGGCGGACGCCCCCGGGGCGCAGCCCTTCCCCTTCCACCTCGCAGCTTTTCACGCAGTCACAGAGAAACTTTGGTTTACAAAAAGCAGCAACTTTTGATTCACACCCTCCAAGCCCCTCCCGGCGCCAGCCGCTGCCCCGCTGCCTAACGCCCCCCGTCCCTCCACACCGCCCACCCCTCACGACATGGCGGCtgcccacacacacacgcagccGCCGGTCGCGAGTGGTGAGTGAGGCGGGCGGCGGCCCGGCGACCCTCCTCCGCCCCTAGCCCTTCCCCTGTACTCACCACGGCGACGAAGGGACGGAGGcgaggggaggagcggggcggcggccgGCCCACGGGTGCTTCCCTCACCCCTGGCCCATTGGGAAGGAGCTCCCGCCCCACACACGGTCTCTCCTCCCCGGCGGAAAGCGGCTCCTCCCCACGCGGGCATGGCCGAAGGCCTCTTCTCCTTCAGGAACACCGCCTTTCGCTCCCCACACCGGCATGGCAGAAGGTTTGCTCACCCGAGAGAGGTGCCGGGGGTCCTGCTTCGGGGGAAGGAGGCCTTCCCCCGGCCCTCAGGGTGCTCCCTCCATTTTCCCCAACAGGAGGCATCGAGTGCCTTCTGTCAATTCCCACCAAGGAGGCTGTCAGgaaattacttttccattttccttcttgcaAGAGCAAAATACCAATTTAAAAGTTCAAAAGCCCAAAGGAGTATGGTAAGGGTAAAGCAAAAGATGTGCTGATGTTGAGGAGCATGTTCATGCATAGTTTTCCCCTCCATACTGAAATTATATCCATTAAAAAAGCGCAAATAGCCAATGGAAGTTTCAATTACATTTCCACATCACCAGCTTTTGCTTACATAAGTGACACTGATATTCTTGAACCATGCATTCAACAGACGGGAGAGTTTTAGtaatcagttttatttactCAGGTTCAGACTAAACAGTGCTAATACAGAAAGTACCGTGTTTTACTGCAGTCACCATACCCAACTCTAGAAACAGGCATATGACATCAGGACAGCACCTATACATCCCTGGCAGAAGTTTAGAGAAAAATTTTATGCAGAGAAGACATGGTAAGTCTGTTACTTTGTCATTTGTTTATCTAAGCAGTCACACAGTGACACCAATTATATCTTACACCTCTCTGTacatcaagaggaaaaaaaccccactgaacaGAAGATAAGCCAAAGTTCAGTTGTTTGACATCTTCCAGGTTGTCATTTTTTCCTTGTCCCTCACAGACTAACTACAGGGGTTGCCAAGTACCATGAAGATAAGGTTTAGAGTACTTAGAAGAGCTTCCAGTTTTCAGGAGCTTGTCaaagctgggggtggggggaagacgACACAAATGAAGCCACGAAACAAATGCACTAGGACTCACAGGAGACTTCCTGATTTCACTGGGCATGAGACCAAGGTCTAGATAAGCAACAAGCCTcaaaaaggtaattttaaaaaccttgGAATTACCTGAGTTCTTTAAAATCCGTTGGTTATACCTAACCAGTTCACCTATGATCATTAATAGACATGAAAGGAGGTCATTATGGTTTGAATGAGATCCTTTACCGTTGTCTTCAGGCCTGGGTTGCCTTTTGGACTAACGCTTAAAAATATGGAGATAGttaaaaaatactactttttcttctttttaactaTGTAAACAGAAACAGGAACTCCATAGCTTCAGATAGGTCAGGCTTTAAACCATTAAGtgaggcagcagaggaaaaagtttAGTCTTGCTTTGGAGTTCTGAGTATTttgcatctaaaaaaaaatctttgaaattctTGATAATTGTTTATACAATATTTAAGAACaaagggcctgatcctgcagccCTTATTCCTCAGAAGGCAACAGATGCCAATACTCATCAAGAtcgcctttttcttttaaaaaagctcaGCAAACAGGAGACGAAGCACAAATTTGCATGCAGCACTACATGACAATTACAGAAAGGTAATTTCTAAATCTGCAAAAACTTCAGCATGTGCTCAAGCTATACATATCAAGTGAAGAAGTTACCAATGTCAGTATGTCTTCAGATTGCAAATTATGTCTAATTGCTTACTGTAGATGCACAAACTCATCTTTTCTtgacaaataaaagaaactgcTGATCAGCACAGTGAGGAGAGCTATCTAAATCAAGGTGAACAGCCAAGCAAATGCGGAGGTATTCtatgcagaatttattttctttgctttaataGCAGCTTCAATCTCTTCCATGATTTGCACTGGCCCTGCATAGTTATTAGTTTCAATAGCTTCTAATTTTTTCTGATAGTCAGTTGGCAAGCCATTCTGTTTTGCACCCATGCAGATAACCTATaatcaaaaggggaaaaaaaaggcaaaaaaagcctTCAATAATAGTCTCAGGAAGGACATAGACCCCTCCAAACATTTACTCATATAGGAAGAGCCACTTAAGGTAACAAGAAAATTAGTCCTAAATAATGCTATTTGTATCTAAAGATAGCCAAAGGCTTCTGGAAGACCACTAAAGACCTTAACAGTGTCAACAAAATTACTCTGACAAGGCTTATAACTACCAAGGTATACCCCTAAGATTCTGAAATGTTACTAATGTGCACAAGACTGTACAATTAAGCTGTTATTCAGTTATTCCATTCTTTCTTCCAGTGAGGAAGAGAACTACTTTTTATGCCTTCAGCCTTAGTATCACATCACAGCATGTATTACTGAAGTTACTTTTAAAACTAAGCTCTTCAAATGCAAAGCACAACAGTGAGTACCTACACAGGTTATAGGAGTAACAAACAAATAGCTTAGTGAAAAGGCACTGATTCCTTAGAGTTTATTACTGCAGCTTTCCTTCTACATACAAAATAAACTTAAGTATTGGTGCAAGACGAAGTGACagtgagaggaaaggagaaggctgTAGGAGCCAAGGCTTGAAAGAGCTCCCATATAGAAATGAATAGATAAatacacagattttaaaagctgacaCTATTGTAAATATTCTTTAATGCGTTCAACAGCCAGAAAATTCAAGGATGAGGTGTCTAGAAAGGAGGAACTTTGCCACAAAGAGTACACAACTGTAGATGAATGTAGATCACTGTGTGCTGATGCAGTCACCTGTACTAAATTTGTAGCCTTCCTGCCTGGTTAacttaaacaaataaaagctgggggcaggggggaagaaGAGAACTGACCCTGGCAACAGCAGGAGGGACTGTTTAGCTAGATAAAGTTGCCAATATTGGAGGTCTGCTCTTACAGTGTACTAGTAAGAGCTGACACACAGCAGCAGACTGTGTATTAACTCCCTGAAAAGCCCTAAAGATCTGTCTTGACAGGAAACGGGTTAGCAGGGAGGAGGTTTGTGAAGTAGCAGAGCCGGCTTTCTAAGCAACCTTTCTCTTCAgaagccctgcagcagctggccTTAGCTATGCTCCTGGAAGCTGATTCATAGGAACGAGTTCCTCAGTTAAGAAAAGGCAGCACGCTTGGGATTTAACAAGCTCAAGccctgtttctttgctttcagtataAAAAGTCAACATGTTACAGTGATGGTTATCTGCAATTGCTAATAACTGCACAATTCCAGACATGCAGTCATGCCACCCGAGGCTAGGCCCGCATCAGATCTCACAGGCTAAGCAGGTCAAGCCTGCTGTGTGACTGGATCATGTGTCTTTATAGAGTCAGTGTGCTGCAGAACAGTGTTGAAACACTTCTGCCTCACCAGCCACTAAGTGGGAGCCCTGCAGTGCGCTGCAATGTTGCTGGAAGTCCTGTAATATACTGATGATGCATCTGGTAAAAGGAGGCAGGTGTGCTCCTGCATTAAATGACAGTAAGATACTTCATAAGACAATAGGGATAATCCATGTCCTTGAGACTACAGTGCTGTATTCTCCCCACAGAAGCTTCCCTCTGTCCTTTCAGTGGAgtacattaatttttcaaacagaCTTGCTGCATATATGTAAACATCCTTCAGATACCCTTGTGTCAGTCATAACCAATTCACAAGTTAAATAGAGGCTTCATGTAAGGCAAAAATAAACCTGATTTAGTAGGCCTTTAAGAGCTCGCAATCTTCTGCGAGCATCATTACGCTATTACATTGCACAAGGATTAAGTTATACCTTTAGAGTTACTCATGCCTTCCATCCACTGAAAATAAAGTACTTATTAAATAGGACAGAAGTACTGCATTATAGATTTCTGTTCATTCTCTCCAGAATTACAGCGACACCAACCTTTTTATACTGAGGAGAAGGGGGACCACAGACATAGTCCTTCATCTGGTAGCTTCGACAGGTCAGTACCTTTCCTGCTTGAGTGTGGACATTAACTTCTATCGGGACATAAATGCCATCTTCAACTCCCTCTTGCCTGTAAAGGACATGTATTCCTTTCATGCCAAATAACTGATGTATCTTTCAATCAAACTGCAATTAAACATATGCATTTATTCTAACAGAATTCAAGGCAGGACACTGGTCTGCGCTGTTAATAGacttaaggaaaaacaaacaaagcaaaacatattCCAGTACTTTTTGTACAAACTTGTTTCATATCCAAAAATAAGTTTctagagaagcagcagcattcacTTGTATCTTTTCAGCTCTGTAAGAAATATGACTAGTGGTTAACTTAAAGTTAGAGAGAGAATACTCCTTGTGAATTAATTATTGTGCAAGTCTGGTAATCTACAAGAGAAACACAACCAAGATTATCAGAATTAATGAGCCAGGCACATATCATTCACTATCTTCCACTCACATAATGAAACAATTGCAAAGTTTTATCTTGCCCATTGTGTTACATTTGAGTAAGGGGAAACAACTCTTGCAATGCACATTCCAACAAATAACCCAAGACACCCTTTAATTTGCACAAGACTTGGACAGCAACAATGAGCTAGATCAGGGCAAAaaccattttattatttttttttattagcaaaacCACGCTGtcttaggaaaacaaaaccaaactccaAACCAAGGCTACTTGTTGTCTTTAACCATTAGCATTTAGCCACCAGCAACAGTCTTGAGGAAATTCTAAGTAAATGAGACACTTAAGCAATGCAAGACAGACTATATAGCACAATTAACTTTAGATATGAGTGATAACATGGGTTTTAATGCTGCTCatcaaaatactattttgacaacttatttttctttcaaagacttAATACCATTTCAAGTTATTTAACGTACATAACACAGGCCACATTATGTGAGTAACTAGGTTGTGCAAGTAGAGACTGGAAGCTAACTGCAGATTCAAGGCCAACAGACTGCAAAATAAGTCACGTGGGTGCGGGAGAGCAAGAGAGGTGTTACAGTTAAGTAACGTCCACTGCTAAGATATATGAGAAAAAGTCATGATTTAGTCTGTAACTTACAGATTTGTGAGGtacagaggacaaaaaaaaaaatctgaccaCAAGACAGCA comes from Grus americana isolate bGruAme1 chromosome 2, bGruAme1.mat, whole genome shotgun sequence and encodes:
- the GGCT gene encoding gamma-glutamylcyclotransferase; this encodes MEPGGGTERGGGCFLYYAYGSNLLRERLLLSNPSAALCAVARLQDFKLEFGHHQGRTSSVWHGGTATIVQSPGDEVWGIVWKMNTSNLSSLDKQEGVEDGIYVPIEVNVHTQAGKVLTCRSYQMKDYVCGPPSPQYKKVICMGAKQNGLPTDYQKKLEAIETNNYAGPVQIMEEIEAAIKAKKINSA